Within the Cervus canadensis isolate Bull #8, Minnesota chromosome 17, ASM1932006v1, whole genome shotgun sequence genome, the region TCACTACTGTAATAGTCTGTGTTAAGATTGCCCCGTGGATTTCCTGCGTCTTGCGCTCagctctccctcctgcctccctgatCTTATATCTGGGATTCGTTTCTTTGCCCCGAGTGCCTCCTTTAGCAAGCCTGCTACagcaaactctgtctctgagtaAAGTCAGATTTTAGGTCGGCAGTTGTATTAGTAACCCACTGCTGCTGTGACAAGTTGCCACGGATGAACGCAGCACATATTCAGTCTTACAGTTCTgcagtctcactgggctaaaatccaGATGCTCTAGAGGAGAGTGGTTTCTGTgcctttccagcttctagaggcgcCTGTATTTCTTGGCTCCTGGCCACTCCCTGCACCTTCCAAGCTGGCTGTAGCCTCTTCAGATCTCTGTGACCCTGgaaccccacctccctcccacaaGGAGGCTGGTGATGACAACGCCTGCCCTGGCAATCTGGGATGATCCCAGATCGCAAGGCCTATGATTTAATCACGTCATCCTGAGGGAGTCGGCATGCGTCCTAAGTGTTCTGGGCCTggccggggaggggggtggggtggggggggtgggcagtGTGTGGACACACAGATGGGGGACTGGGAGGCAAGAGCTGGGTGCTGGGGCAGTGAGGGGTGCGTGGCGTGCAGAGCACTGACTCAGGCATGCAGAGACTTTCCCAGCAGCCCCTGGGTgagtggggagggcagagggagacgggaggtgggcagggaggcctggccggCAGCCCCGCCTCGAGGGCAGATGGCGGTGGGAGGTGTGGGCTCAGGGCACCCAGCCCTGGCCTCCTCTACCTCCCCAGCCAGCCAGGGTGGGTCTGCCACGGGGTTGCTGGTGGTGCCCGCTGACCAGTCAGAACCTGCACCTCCATGCTACAGGAAGTGGCCTTGGTACCCGGGCCCCTGGTCCCTGGAGACCTTCCTGGGGAAGGTAAACTATCATCGGGGATCTGGGGCCCCTCCCTGGGCACAGAGGCATCTGTGAGGCCCTGACTGCACTTCCGCCAGTGAGAGCCAGTGTATGAGAGGCTGCGGGTGCTGGTATCCGGCAGTCAACCATCCTGAGAGCTCAGCTCCAGAGCATCTCAGCGTCTCCCTCATGCTTCTCAGGGTCGGCCCAGGAGGGCTTGCTGGCTCCAGGGCGCCCCTGGGGGCCTGGTGCTGGGGAAGGGCACATCATCCGTGCCCATCATCTGCAGAGACTCAGCCACCTGTGTGGGACCAGGCACTGCCCGGGCCTGGGTGCGAGCAGACAGGTGCGGGGGACCCAGGGGGTCCTTTCACCTTCTGATCTGCTCTCCTCCGTCAGAGGCAGCAGGCAGGCAGAGGGTGCGCGTCCCGGGGTGGACGTGGCTGCGATGTTGGGGGCGGTGCTCAGTGAGGGCCGGCGTGGGGGGAGGGTACTCCGGTGGGTGGAAAGCGGCCTGAGCCTCCAAACCTTAGCATGCTCCCCGATGTCTGCCCACTGCTCCTGTTCTCTGGCCTCAGATGAGGACTGGGGAGAGGAAAGTGGAGGAACCCAGGGCCCAGGGTCTCTGGGAGGCGGCACTATGTCCGCAAACGAGGTCCCATGGGGCCCCTTGCAGATGGGCGGCGGCCACCCGGGCCCGCCTCGGGGCCAGCTCCGCGGTAAGACCGCCTGTTGCCGGAGATCAGAGTAGCCCTGGTCGGCGGCCTGGGTGTGGGCTGCCGCAGAATTTCAGGGCGCCCAAGTCTTTCTCGGGTTGCTGAGTGACGCCGGTGGAGAGGCTTCCCGGGCCGCGCATGGAGCCCTGGGGCGTCCGGCTTCCTAGTGCCGCGGTCCTGGGCGCCGCTGCCTCGCAGCGCTGTCTCCCTGGCAACCGGCGCCGCTGAGGGGGTGGGGGCGCGGGGACCCCAGTCCGGGCCCTGCGGGCGCGGGCGGCCGGGAGCGTGGGGCGGGGCctcgggccgggggcggggctcgCGCGGGCGGGGGGCGCCGCGGAGCCGAGGAGAGCGCGGCCTCGGCGGGCGCGCAGACAGGCTCCGTGGGGCCAGGCCCCGCGCGCGCAACATCTGGCCGGCGGCGGGTAGGTGCGGGCAGGGCGCGCGGGCAGGGCGCCCTGGTGAGCCCCGAGTGCCCGGCCGCAGGGGCGGCAGGGTGCAGGGGCAGCGCTGCAGGGGTGAGGCCTGGCGGCCGGACTGCCTGGACCAGGCCCTGTCGGGGGGAGCGGGCGGAGCGGACCGAGGAGCCGAGACGCAGCCTGCCGGGAGCGGCCCAACCCCTTCACCGGCCTCCGTCCGATCGGGCTGCGGGAGGGCcgccttctcctctccccttgcCACTCCTTGTGGGCACTGAGGGATGCGTGCAAGGCGCCAGGGAAGAGGCGGGCAGCGAGGCGCCCAGAGGCACCGGAGTCTGTGAGGTCCGGGCAGCCGAGCAGGAGGCCCCGGGCTGGGCTCAGGACGGCGGGGGCAGCAGGGCCTGGGGCCGGTCCCCAGGGAGAGGCCCGGCGGCTGTGGGGGGAGGGCGGCCAGGCCCTGGCTCCAGCCTTtcggggcaggggctggggctccATGTGCGAGCGCCGATTGGGACAGAGTCTGTCTGGCCCCTGCGGCCCCGGCCCAGGTCTGATGAGCGCCCGAGGGAGCGGAAACGCTGTGGAGTGGATGGGAGGTGGGGTGCGCGGTGCAGCAGCCGTTTGGCTCGTTGGCCGGGCCAAGGGCTGGGATGAAGGAGATTCCCAGACCGCTGCTGCAGCCACGGGAGGGGGAGCTTCGTGGGTCAAGTGTGTCCACTCGGGGGTCGGTgaagaaggggtgtgtgtgtgatggagggCAGGAGCTCACGGAATTGTGGGCGCAGGGGCTAGACGGATGACCCTTCCAAGGGATCGTCTACTCCAGGCGTCCACACTCAGAGTGGTGGGGTCCTGGGTGTGGCGGCGGAGACCCTGGGAGGTGGGTGCCAGGTGGGGAGCAGCTGGGATGAGACCAGGGCTGGAGGTGCCCACTTGGCAGGGGGCCTTCTTCCCCAGGCCGTGGGGGCTGTGGTGTCACCAGGGCAGGCCGAGCACTGGCTCCACAGTCGCGGGTGACATTAAATTTTATGTCTTTGTCTAGACAGGGCAGTAAACAGAGCTCTGGGGCCAGGGGTGCTGTGGGGGAGAGCAGAGGGGTGGGGAGCCCGGCTAGGAGTGAGCCTCAAGTGACTTTTGGGTGGATGAGGCTGGGGCCCTCCGTCTTTCCTCAGGGTGTCAGCGGGCACAGGGGTGCTGACCCACAGCCTGGTGTGGGGCCGTGACAGCCAGGGCCAGGGGTGTGAGAGGGGCGTAGGGGCTTGTGGCCCAGGCGGGCGGTAGCAGAAGAGGCTTCCTAAGATTGCCCCCAAGGCTCGGGGGCAGGGAGCGACTGGGGCCCACCCCTTCGTGGTGAGCAGGGCGAGCTGGCTTGGGGCTGGGGGAGTGCAGAGGTCAGGAGTCGCTGCCAGCGCAGCAGGGAGCCACGGTGCGCACAGGGCGGAAGAGAACGGGCCACGTGCCCTGTGGACGGTGGGCCAGAGGCAAGACCGAGTCTGCGGACGCAGGGAGGAAAGGTGGGGCTGCGAGGCAGAGGCAGTGGGGCGCGGAGGGGCTTTGGGGATGGAGTCATCCGGGGCCTGGATGACTCTCAGTCCTGGATCGGAGAACCTGCCCAGAGCCCCGGCTCCTCGCGCCTTCGTTTCTCGCCGAGCCGAGGGCGCAGGCCCGCGTCCCGCCCGGTGCGGCGCCGCGAGCGAGGCCGCCCGAGCGGGAACGGCCGCGGGACGGGACCCCGGGCGAGCGGCGCGGGCCGCTGGAGCCGGAGGGACAAACCCTCGGGCCGTCGGGGCCGCGCGCGGCGGGGAGCAGCCGCTTCCGTCCTCGCCCCTCCTTGGCTTCGGCGGGAACGCGGCCCCGGCCTCAGGTGCGGCGGTGGCGCCCCCTGGAGGCCTGGGCCCTGCGCGCGGCCCCTCGTGCGCGCGCGTGCGGCAGAGCCCGGCCCGGGGCGCGGACAGGACCCCCTTGGGGGAAGCgcgccgggggtgggggtggggaacggCCGCTCGCTCTGCGTACTGACCCCGTCTGCTCTGATCTCCCCAGATTCCGAGCTCGCCGGCCCGGAGCAGCGGCGCCCTCGGGTCGGCTGGACAGGCCCCGCGCCATGCCCGAGGGCtgagcgccgccgccgccgcagggCCTCGTCCCGCCTCGCGTGGGACCGCGCGCGCCCAGGTCGGGGCCCAGGCGGCCGACCATGGTGCTGCCTCCCCCGGACCGGCGCCACGTGTGCCTGACTACGCTGGTGATCATGGGCAGCATGGCGGTCATGGACGCGTACCTGGTGGAGCAGAACCAGGGCCCGCGTAAGATCGGCGTGTGCATCATCGTGCTGGTGGGCGACGTGTGCTTCCTGCTGGTGCTGCGCTATGTGGCCGTGTGGGTGGGCGCCGAGGTGCGCACGGCCAAGCGCGGCTACGCCATGATCCTCTGGTTCCTCTACATCTTCGTGCTGGAGATCAAGCTCTACTTCATCTTCCAAAACTACAaggcggcgcggcgcggcgcggccgACCCGGTGGCGCGCAAGGCGCTGACGCTGCTGCTGTCGGTGTGCGTGCCCGGCCTCTTCCTGCTGCTGGTGGCGCTCGACCGCATGGAGTACGTGCGCACCTTCCGGAAGCGCGAGGACCTGCGCGGCCGCCTCTTCTGGGTGGCGCTGGACCTGCTGGACCTGCTGGACATGCAGGCCAGCCTGTGGGAGCCGCCGCGCAGCGGGCTGCCCCTGTGGGCCGAGGGCCTCACCTTCTTCTACTGCTAcatgctgctgctggtgctgccgTGCGTGGCGCTCAGCGAGGTCAGCATGCAGGGCGAGCACATCGCGCCGCAGAAGATGATGCTCTATCCGGTGCTCAGCCTCGCCACCGTCAACGTGGTGGCCGTGCTGGCGCGCGCCGCCAACATGGCTCTTTTCCGCGACAGCCGCGTCTCCGCCATCTTCGTGGGCAAGAACGTGGTGGCGCTGGCCACCA harbors:
- the LOC122454889 gene encoding basic proline-rich protein-like, whose translation is MVGRLGPDLGARGPTRGGTRPCGGGGAQPSGMARGLSSRPEGAAAPGRRARNLGRSEQTGSGVLSAPRAGLCRTRAHEGPRAGPRPPGGATAAPEAGAAFPPKPRRGEDGSGCSPPRAAPTARGFVPPAPAARAARPGSRPAAVPARAASLAAPHRAGRGPAPSARRETKARGAGALGRFSDPGLRVIQAPDDSIPKAPPRPTASASQPHLSSLRPQTRPKPARPAHHEGVGPSRSLPPSLGGNLRKPLLLPPAWATSPYAPLTPLALAVTAPHQAVAPLAPELCLLPCLDKDIKFNVTRDCGASARPALVTPQPPRPGEEGPLPTFPLPRALIRPGPGPQGPDRLCPNRRSHMEPQPLPRKAGARAWPPSPHSRRASPWGPAPGPAAPAVLSPARGLLLGCPDLTDSGASGRLAARLFPGALHASLSAHKEWQGERRRRPSRSPIGRRPVKGLGRSRQAASRLLGPLRPLPPTGPGPGSPAARPHPCSAAPAPCRPCGRALGAHQGALPARPARTYPPPARCCARGAWPHGACLRARRGRALLGSAAPPARASPAPGPRPRPTLPAARARRARTGVPAPPPPQRRRLPGRQRCEAAAPRTAALGSRTPQGSMRGPGSLSTGVTQQPEKDLGALKFCGSPHPGRRPGLL
- the TMEM121 gene encoding transmembrane protein 121 gives rise to the protein MVLPPPDRRHVCLTTLVIMGSMAVMDAYLVEQNQGPRKIGVCIIVLVGDVCFLLVLRYVAVWVGAEVRTAKRGYAMILWFLYIFVLEIKLYFIFQNYKAARRGAADPVARKALTLLLSVCVPGLFLLLVALDRMEYVRTFRKREDLRGRLFWVALDLLDLLDMQASLWEPPRSGLPLWAEGLTFFYCYMLLLVLPCVALSEVSMQGEHIAPQKMMLYPVLSLATVNVVAVLARAANMALFRDSRVSAIFVGKNVVALATKACTFLEYRRQVRDFPPPALALELQPPAPQRNSVPPPPPLHGPPGRPRGPSPTRDALDT